AATTTATACAACGAAACGTATATCTTAAGTTTAGTTAAAAGCTCAGAAAATTTTTCTTATTACATATTAATTACTTTAATATTATTATTGTTTTTAAAGAGCGTGAATTTTAAAATAAATTATGTTTTAAATGTTTTAAAAAAAATATTTCTATTATTTAAAAAACAAAAAAAAACTGAAGTTATAGAAACATACCTCGATACTGAAGAAAATATCGAACCAAAAATTGAACCAACAACAATTCAAGAAAATTTCTCTTTTGATAAAAAATCAGAACCAAAATCAAATACTTTAAAATTTAAACTTCCAACTTTAGATTTTTTAAAACAACCAACAAAAAAAGAAAGAGAGAACTCATCTGAAATAAAAGTTGATGAAGAAACCCTTGAAAAAATATTGTTAGATTTTGGTGTGGAGGGTAAAATAAATAAAATAAGCAACGGACCAGTTGTTACATTAAACGAGTTTGAACCTGCGCCAGGAGTCAAAGTATCAAAAATAATTAATTTGTCAGAGGATATTGCAAGAAATACTAGTTCCGAGTCGGCTAGAATAGCAACAATTCCGGGTAGTAGCTCCATTGGGATAGAATTACCAAAATCTTCAAGAGAGAACGTTTATCTTAGTGAAATCATATCTAGCACTGAATTTTCAAAGAAAAATATAAAATTACCTATTGCTCTTGGAAAAAGTATTTCTGGCATGCCCATTACAGGTGATTTAAGTGCTATGCCTCATTTACTTATTGCAGGTACTACAGGATCTGGGAAATCAGTTTGTATAAATACAATAATACTATCACTGCTTTATCGACACTCTCCAGATAAGTGCAAATTTATATTAATTGATCCAAAAATGCTTGAGCTATCAACTTACGAAGGCATCCCCCATTTATTATGTCCTGTTATCACAGAAGCAAAAAGAGCTGCATCAGTATTAGGGTGGGTCGTTAAAGAAATGGAGAGTAGATATAGACTTATGACCAGAGAAGGAGTTAGAAACATTGATGGGTACAATGATAAACATAAATTATCGATGCCATATATTGTTGTAATTGTTGATGAGATGTCTGACCTTATGTTGGTTGCTGGTAAAGAAATCGAAAATTATATTCAAAAATTATCTCAAATGGCGCGAGCTGCTGGAATTCATATTATTATGGCAACACAAAGACCTAGTGTTGATGTGATTACAGGAACTATAAAAGCTAATTTTCCAACAAGGATATCTTTTCAAGTTACCTCTAAAATAGATAGTAGAACCATACTTGGCGAACAAGGTGCTGAACAATTGCTTGGAAAAGGTGATATGCTTTACATGTCTTCTGCGAACAGAATTGTTAGAATACATGCACCATTTGTATCTGAGAATGAAATTGAAAAAATTAACAATTTTTTAAGAAATCAAGCTGAGCCAGATTACGTTGATGAAATTTTAAATTTTGCTGATGAAAAAGACACAAAATCGTCAAACAAAGATGATGAAAATCTAGATGAATTATACGAAACTGCTCTTGAAATCATTAAAAGTGAAAGAAAAGCTTCTACGTCTTTTTTACAAAGGAAACTACAAATTGGATATAACCGTGCAGCAAGAATAATTGACCAAATGGAATCAAATGGTGAAGTAAGTAAAGCTAATCATGTGGGGAAAAGAGAAGTTCTTAAATGAAAAAATTAATCTTAATATTTTTTTTTTTATCTACAACCATTACTCATGGGTCTGTAAAATCTCAAATAATTTCAAATTTAATTTCTACAGATAATTTAAAATTTAAATTTAAACAAAAAATTGATGAAAAAATTGAGACAGGAAATTGCATAATTAATTACCCAAAAAAAATTTTTTGTGAATATGATGACTTCTACAAGAAAGTTTTAGTTTCTAATGGTAAGTCATTATTGATAAATTCAAACAAAAATAATCAGTATTTTAGATATTCTCTAGACAAAACTCCTCTTAATCTAATTTTGGATAAGGAATTTATTATCAGCCAAATTAGAGAACTTGGGGAAGAGATTTCAGTCGGTGATAATTACAAATTTGAATTAACTTACGAAAATTTAGATATAATTATTTACTTTGATAATCAAAGTCTTAATTTAGTTGGTTGGTCAACAATCGATATATACCAAAATAAAGTTGAAACAAAACTCTCGATTGTTGAGAAAAATATTCAAGTCGATCAAAAAATATTCGATATTAGAAATTATACTAATTAATATCTAAATTTATTGTTTCTGACTTAAATATTTTCATTCCCCGAGATAAATAATTTTTAAGGGCGTTTTCATGGTCTAATGAGCAAGTATGAAGCCATACCTTATTAATTTTTTTTTCGAAACACTTTGTAATTGCTAGAGACAAGAGATGAGCTCCATATTTTTTTCCATAAAATTCTTTTAAAATTCCAAAATATGCTATTTCGCAATCATTTTTTTCCTGATTAATAATTTGTTCAAAGTATCCAACCAAATTGTCATTTTCTTTCAATACATAAGTTTTAACATTTGGATTACTTACATAAGATACCCATTTTTGATCATCCCAAACTAGACGGTCAATCCATCTATGATCACTCCCAATTTGTTTATAAAAAAATTTATTTATTTGAAAATCTGGTGGATTTATCTTAAGTAGTTCACATTTATTGTTTGGGCTTTTTGAATAATTTAATTCATCTATAGATTTTATCTCTAAATAATTTCGACTAATTTTTGTAATCACGAAACCATTTTACCTACTTTTTCACCACCAAATAAGTGAAAATGTAAATGTGGAACTTCTTGTCCTCCATCTTCATTAATGTTTGCTAAAGTTCTATATCCATTGCCATTTTCTGATGAAATACCTAATTTTTCAGCCACAATAGATATTCCATTTATAAGTCCAACAATCTCATCCTTGGATGCATTTTTATTAAAATCGTCCAGGTTAATATATTTCCCTTTAGGTATCACTAAAGCATGAACTTTCTTTTGTGGATTTATATCATGAAAAGATAATACGAAATCATCTTCATAAATTTTTTTGCAAGGAATTTCTCCTCTTAAAATTTTTGCAAAAATATTTTGATCATCGTAAGGCATTTACATTTTATCAAGAACAGATTTTACTGTGTCACCCATAACTGACGGATTTTTGGAAATTGTAACTCCACATTCTTTTAAAATTTCAACTTTTTCGATTGCACTTTCTCCATATGCTGAGACTATCGCTCCAGCATGACCCATAACTCTTCCCTTTGGAGCTGTTAATCCAGCAATATAACCTATAACTGGTTTTTTCATATTTTCTTTTGCAAATTCTCCAGCTGCTACTTCTTGTGGTCCTCCTATTTCTCCAATCATTAATACAGCATCAGTTTCATCGTCAGTTTCAAATTTTTCAATTATATCTCTAAAAGAACTTCCGTTGATCGGATCACCACCAATACCAACACTTGTTGATATTCCTATATCTAAATTTTTCATTTGCTGAGCAGCTTCATAGCCTAATGTTCCTGATCTACTTATAATTCCAACTCTACCTTCTTTGTAAATGTGCCCAGGCATTATTCCTAACATCGATTTTCCTGGACTAATAATTCCAGCACAGTTAGGTCCAACTAAAGTCATTTTCTCTGTTCTAGAATATCTTCTCATGTATCTTTTAATTCTAATCATGTCGTGTGATGGAATTCCATCAACTATAGCTACACAAGTTTTAATACCTGCATCAGCTGCTTCCATTGCAGAATCTGCTGCAAATGCTGGGGGAACAAATAATATTGATGCTGTGGCACCAGTATGCTTAACAGCGTCTTTTACAGTATTAAAAACTGGTCTATCTAAATGCTTTTGGCCTCCTTTGCCAGGGGTAACTCCCCCAACTATATTAGATCCATATTTAATCATTTCCTCAGCATGAAATGTGCCCATTTTTCCAGTAAACCCTTGGATAATAATTTTTGTATCTTTATGAATAATTACTGACATTTATTTTAATGCTGCAACAGCCTTGTTAGCAGCCTCCTCTAAAGTGCTTGCCTCAATATAATTTATATTACTGTCTTTTAAAATTTTGTTTCCTTTTTCAACATTTGTGCCAGCTAATCTAATAACCAATGGAACCTTTACCTCAATTTTTTCTAGCGCTTGAACAATGCCTTCTGCAACCCAATCACACCTATTTATACCTGCAAAAATATTTACTAAAATTACTTTTACTTTTTTGTCCATTGTTATAAGCCTAAATGCTTTAACAATTTTTTCTGGCGTTGCTCCTCCACCAACATCTAAAAAGTTAGCGGGTTCTCCACCAGCTAATTTAATCATGTCCATTGATGCCATAGCAAGTCCAGCTCCGTTAATAATATTTCCTATGTTTCCATCCAAACTCACATAATTCAAACCCCTATCTGATGCATATACTTCTTTTTCATCCTCTTGTGATTTATCTCTAAGTTCTGAAACTTTATTTCTTCTAAACATTGCATTGTTATCAAAACTCATTTTACAATCTAAAGCTAATATTTGTTTTTGTTTTGAAATAACTAATGGATTAACTTCAACCATTGTAGCATCTAACTCACTAAATGCTTTAGCACATCCTATTATCGTGTCTGAAGCTCTAGCTATTAACTCTGGATCAATACCTAGCCCAAATGCTAATTCTCTCGCTTGAAAACTTTGAATTCCTACTGCTACTTCAATTTTAGATCTAATAATTGTATCTGGTTTTTCTTTGGCAATTTCCTCAACGCTCATTCCTCCCTCTGTTGAGGCTACAACCATTATGCTTTCAGAGCTTCTGTCAAATACTAAACCTAGATAAAGTTCCTTTTCAATATCAGTTGCTTCTTCAATATAAATTCTATTTACGATTTTTCCCTCAGGTCCTGTTTGATTTGTAACTAATTTTTTACCTAATAATTTATCTGTTGCCTGAGCAACCTCTAAAGGTGAATTACAAACTATTATTCCTCCTGCCTTTCCTCTTGCTCCAGAATGAATTTGTGCTTTTACAACCCATTTAGATCCACCAATCTCTCTAGCTTTATTTTCAGCATTTTCAGGACTATAAACAATGCCTCCTCTTGGAATAGTTACTCCAAAACTAGATAGAATTTCCTTTGCTTGATATTCGTGTATGTCCATAATTATTTATTTATTAATTTATCTATATTAACAATATTCTCTGCCATTCTTGCAGACGCTGCATCAATCATTCTGCCATCTAATTGGGCTGCACCTTTGCCTTCATTGGCGGCTTTTTCAAGTTCTTCTAAAATTCTTTTTGCCTTGTTCACTTCAGTCTCTGGAGGTGAAAATACTTTATTTGCTAATTCTATTTGAGAAGGATGTATTGCCCACTTTCCTTCAATCCCTATAGCTGCTCCTCTTTTTGCTGCAGCTATATAAGCATCTGGATCATTAAAATCTCCAAAAGGGCCGTCAATTGCCCTTAATCCAAAAGCTCTACAAGTCATTACTAATTCTGATAAACCATGATGCCATTGATCACCAGGATAATCAGGATTTAATCCACCTATAACAACTGTTCTTGCTCTAAGACTTGCAGCATAATCTGCTACA
The Candidatus Pelagibacter sp. RS40 DNA segment above includes these coding regions:
- a CDS encoding FtsK/SpoIIIE family DNA translocase, translated to MRELINKIGTFCVNRLAELVGIIIILASIFIFASLVTYSPEDPNFIFPENTLIKNLMGSKGSFISDLFFQSFGLVSLLIPFTFFFTGLSVAISKSFLSIIENSFFIILYILLASLFFSAFREDSYWLVINGNNGFLGNLYNETYILSLVKSSENFSYYILITLILLLFLKSVNFKINYVLNVLKKIFLLFKKQKKTEVIETYLDTEENIEPKIEPTTIQENFSFDKKSEPKSNTLKFKLPTLDFLKQPTKKERENSSEIKVDEETLEKILLDFGVEGKINKISNGPVVTLNEFEPAPGVKVSKIINLSEDIARNTSSESARIATIPGSSSIGIELPKSSRENVYLSEIISSTEFSKKNIKLPIALGKSISGMPITGDLSAMPHLLIAGTTGSGKSVCINTIILSLLYRHSPDKCKFILIDPKMLELSTYEGIPHLLCPVITEAKRAASVLGWVVKEMESRYRLMTREGVRNIDGYNDKHKLSMPYIVVIVDEMSDLMLVAGKEIENYIQKLSQMARAAGIHIIMATQRPSVDVITGTIKANFPTRISFQVTSKIDSRTILGEQGAEQLLGKGDMLYMSSANRIVRIHAPFVSENEIEKINNFLRNQAEPDYVDEILNFADEKDTKSSNKDDENLDELYETALEIIKSERKASTSFLQRKLQIGYNRAARIIDQMESNGEVSKANHVGKREVLK
- a CDS encoding LolA family protein, giving the protein MKKLILIFFFLSTTITHGSVKSQIISNLISTDNLKFKFKQKIDEKIETGNCIINYPKKIFCEYDDFYKKVLVSNGKSLLINSNKNNQYFRYSLDKTPLNLILDKEFIISQIRELGEEISVGDNYKFELTYENLDIIIYFDNQSLNLVGWSTIDIYQNKVETKLSIVEKNIQVDQKIFDIRNYTN
- a CDS encoding GNAT family N-acetyltransferase — encoded protein: MITKISRNYLEIKSIDELNYSKSPNNKCELLKINPPDFQINKFFYKQIGSDHRWIDRLVWDDQKWVSYVSNPNVKTYVLKENDNLVGYFEQIINQEKNDCEIAYFGILKEFYGKKYGAHLLSLAITKCFEKKINKVWLHTCSLDHENALKNYLSRGMKIFKSETINLDIN
- a CDS encoding HIT domain-containing protein, with protein sequence MPYDDQNIFAKILRGEIPCKKIYEDDFVLSFHDINPQKKVHALVIPKGKYINLDDFNKNASKDEIVGLINGISIVAEKLGISSENGNGYRTLANINEDGGQEVPHLHFHLFGGEKVGKMVS
- the sucD gene encoding succinate--CoA ligase subunit alpha, which translates into the protein MSVIIHKDTKIIIQGFTGKMGTFHAEEMIKYGSNIVGGVTPGKGGQKHLDRPVFNTVKDAVKHTGATASILFVPPAFAADSAMEAADAGIKTCVAIVDGIPSHDMIRIKRYMRRYSRTEKMTLVGPNCAGIISPGKSMLGIMPGHIYKEGRVGIISRSGTLGYEAAQQMKNLDIGISTSVGIGGDPINGSSFRDIIEKFETDDETDAVLMIGEIGGPQEVAAGEFAKENMKKPVIGYIAGLTAPKGRVMGHAGAIVSAYGESAIEKVEILKECGVTISKNPSVMGDTVKSVLDKM
- a CDS encoding malate--CoA ligase subunit beta, giving the protein MDIHEYQAKEILSSFGVTIPRGGIVYSPENAENKAREIGGSKWVVKAQIHSGARGKAGGIIVCNSPLEVAQATDKLLGKKLVTNQTGPEGKIVNRIYIEEATDIEKELYLGLVFDRSSESIMVVASTEGGMSVEEIAKEKPDTIIRSKIEVAVGIQSFQARELAFGLGIDPELIARASDTIIGCAKAFSELDATMVEVNPLVISKQKQILALDCKMSFDNNAMFRRNKVSELRDKSQEDEKEVYASDRGLNYVSLDGNIGNIINGAGLAMASMDMIKLAGGEPANFLDVGGGATPEKIVKAFRLITMDKKVKVILVNIFAGINRCDWVAEGIVQALEKIEVKVPLVIRLAGTNVEKGNKILKDSNINYIEASTLEEAANKAVAALK